One segment of Ignavibacteria bacterium DNA contains the following:
- a CDS encoding TonB-dependent receptor produces the protein MPIAMSFLPATVVIFLVMCLSASAQKKQDTTVYTKPEVVVSAVRAEENILEIPLAITVVPEMVLQTQRGYGVDGLLTLVPGVIGQSRTGGMDSRIQIRGFGARGAGQRSNAGTSRGIRFYTDGIPETEPDGRTSFDLINTVHASRVEVIRSNASTLWGNASGGIVSVSTVPTTRNAFTDLSLSVGSFGFLRQSLLANTPMGDGQAYASITNTAMDGWRQNSSGSQTLGTIGIILKPAPRTNVNVFLTAATNEYQIPGPLTRDQWLGDPQQAQGDSTIYDPTFVERDERRDNNLVRIGTTVDHNFDLENGISATAFVQSKKLARSERNTWRDFNRYHIGGNAIYRNTQFLSTESQNKVLAGADVQYQDGSILFYNLDPTTKSRGTTLRQNKREGAMNLGGFLQDEFIAGPFSVVAGLRYDAITYLAQDFIEPTADTTATYSRLIPKIGLTYRLEPLANFYASFGGGVEVPAGNETDPPNVIGSTVPTKALNPLLSPIVSTTYEVGIKGIQDMDEGFLRAFQYDIAAYYINVENDIVPYNSGSFYTTVGQSKRMGVELGAVAVSDVGFTLATSLTYMSTEYVDYTVDSGYIDTSLAGSTVSYSGNEQSGIPAFNATVRLRYDVPSIPGLYGEVESRTMSSYFADDANTITVDGWTTISAAIGASITIVRDRITLNLLGRVDNLTDSTYMASAWINPDRTAGGTPYIESGLPRNFTGTLGIRYTP, from the coding sequence ATGCCCATTGCCATGAGCTTTCTTCCTGCTACCGTCGTCATTTTCCTTGTCATGTGTCTGTCCGCTTCGGCTCAAAAAAAGCAAGACACAACCGTCTACACAAAACCTGAAGTGGTTGTAAGCGCGGTGCGTGCAGAGGAGAACATTCTCGAGATCCCGCTGGCGATCACCGTAGTTCCGGAAATGGTACTGCAGACCCAACGCGGTTATGGCGTGGACGGACTGCTCACTCTTGTTCCAGGAGTGATAGGTCAGTCGAGAACCGGAGGTATGGACTCGCGGATCCAGATCCGCGGCTTCGGCGCACGTGGAGCCGGACAACGGTCCAATGCAGGCACGTCGCGAGGAATTCGGTTCTATACTGATGGTATTCCAGAGACAGAGCCAGATGGCCGGACCTCGTTCGACCTGATCAATACGGTTCATGCATCGCGCGTGGAGGTCATTCGTTCAAATGCATCAACGCTGTGGGGTAATGCCTCCGGTGGTATCGTCTCGGTAAGCACAGTACCAACAACACGTAACGCCTTCACAGACCTTAGCCTATCGGTCGGAAGCTTTGGCTTTCTCCGGCAATCGCTCCTTGCCAACACTCCGATGGGTGACGGCCAGGCATATGCATCGATCACGAACACAGCTATGGACGGATGGCGCCAGAACTCGAGCGGATCGCAAACACTTGGAACGATAGGCATCATTCTCAAGCCGGCACCGCGAACGAACGTCAATGTCTTCTTGACGGCCGCAACGAATGAGTATCAGATCCCAGGTCCGCTTACCCGTGATCAGTGGCTCGGCGATCCGCAACAAGCTCAGGGTGACTCAACGATCTACGACCCAACGTTTGTGGAACGTGATGAGCGTAGGGACAACAACCTCGTTCGCATCGGCACCACCGTTGATCACAACTTCGATCTTGAGAACGGGATCTCAGCAACAGCCTTCGTGCAGAGCAAGAAACTCGCTCGCTCAGAACGGAACACCTGGCGCGATTTCAATCGATATCACATCGGTGGTAATGCCATCTACCGTAACACGCAGTTCTTGAGTACTGAGTCGCAGAACAAGGTATTGGCTGGGGCCGACGTTCAGTACCAAGATGGATCCATTCTCTTCTACAACCTTGATCCCACAACAAAGAGTCGGGGAACCACACTGCGTCAGAACAAACGCGAAGGTGCAATGAACCTAGGTGGTTTTCTTCAGGATGAGTTCATCGCTGGTCCATTCAGTGTAGTGGCCGGACTTCGGTACGACGCTATCACCTACCTCGCTCAAGACTTCATCGAACCTACTGCGGATACAACGGCTACATACTCAAGACTCATTCCCAAGATCGGACTCACGTATCGGCTGGAGCCCCTTGCAAACTTCTACGCAAGTTTTGGAGGGGGCGTTGAAGTACCGGCAGGCAACGAAACAGACCCGCCCAATGTGATCGGCTCTACGGTGCCCACAAAGGCACTGAACCCATTACTTTCTCCGATCGTGAGCACAACGTATGAAGTTGGGATCAAGGGCATTCAGGATATGGACGAAGGATTCTTGCGTGCCTTCCAGTATGACATTGCCGCGTATTACATCAATGTTGAGAACGACATCGTCCCGTACAATAGTGGTTCGTTCTACACAACCGTTGGACAAAGCAAACGAATGGGTGTTGAGCTCGGCGCTGTTGCTGTGAGCGATGTAGGATTCACCCTGGCTACAAGCCTCACCTATATGTCCACGGAGTACGTAGACTATACCGTAGACTCCGGATACATTGACACGAGTTTGGCGGGAAGCACTGTGAGCTACAGCGGAAATGAGCAATCCGGTATACCGGCATTCAACGCCACAGTGCGACTACGATATGACGTCCCGTCCATTCCGGGTCTCTACGGAGAGGTTGAAAGTAGAACGATGAGTTCATACTTCGCAGATGATGCCAACACCATCACCGTTGATGGGTGGACCACTATTTCGGCTGCGATCGGGGCAAGCATTACCATCGTGAGAGACAGAATCACGTTGAACCTACTTGGCAGGGTGGACAATCTCACCGATTCAACCTACATGGCTTCAGCATGGATCAATCCGGACCGCACAGCGGGAGGAACGCCCTACATCGAATCCGGATTGCCTCGGAACTTCACCGGTACCCTTGG